A part of Deltaproteobacteria bacterium genomic DNA contains:
- a CDS encoding sigma-54-dependent Fis family transcriptional regulator has translation MKKRIQALIVDDEAELRKSVISILRNSMPDFEFDIEEAADGREAVEKFKSADWDLVLMDVRMPNLTGIDALKLIRAHDPRTFVVLMTAHSNLQDAVAAIKEGAYDYLEKPVQPQRLIEIVTRANEAREMVSRLALSNPIFDDDIDSEFVGTSKKMRDVFDLIHRLCKVDTTVLIRGENGTGKELVARAIHFNSPRKSGSMIAINCGAIPENLMESELFGHEKGSFTGAHERKIGKFQLANNGTIFLDEVAELKPEMQVRLLRVLQERKFMPVGSNREVKTDARIIAATNRNLEKMIEEGTFREDLFYRLNVMPIFLPPLRERTDDIGELSQYFMKRFTRAHNRQITAINDDAMHVLKQYRWPGNIRELENVIERAFIVENSDRITVSSLPETVINKAKENMAPVQSAQISAQGVLDYDAFKEQAEKEFIVSALRANKGRINKTVAEANIPKNTLLRKIKRYEINVDDFKD, from the coding sequence ATGAAAAAACGAATTCAAGCACTAATCGTCGACGATGAAGCGGAACTGCGCAAATCAGTTATTTCTATTCTACGCAATTCGATGCCCGACTTCGAGTTTGATATCGAAGAGGCTGCCGATGGGCGAGAGGCAGTCGAAAAGTTTAAAAGTGCTGACTGGGATCTCGTTCTCATGGACGTTCGAATGCCGAATCTTACCGGCATCGACGCATTAAAATTAATTAGGGCTCATGATCCGCGAACGTTTGTTGTCCTAATGACGGCGCACTCTAACCTTCAAGACGCGGTCGCAGCGATCAAAGAAGGCGCCTACGATTATTTAGAGAAACCAGTCCAGCCGCAGCGACTGATTGAAATCGTGACCCGTGCGAACGAAGCGCGCGAGATGGTCTCTCGTCTGGCTCTTTCTAATCCTATTTTTGACGATGACATCGACAGCGAATTTGTCGGCACCAGCAAAAAAATGCGCGACGTTTTTGATCTCATTCACCGTCTTTGCAAGGTCGATACGACCGTTTTGATTCGCGGTGAAAATGGAACTGGAAAAGAATTAGTCGCTCGTGCGATCCATTTCAACTCGCCCCGAAAATCGGGTTCGATGATCGCCATCAATTGCGGCGCTATCCCCGAAAATTTAATGGAGAGCGAACTTTTCGGCCACGAAAAGGGCTCGTTCACCGGCGCGCATGAACGAAAAATCGGAAAGTTTCAACTTGCCAACAATGGTACCATTTTTCTCGACGAAGTTGCAGAGTTGAAGCCGGAAATGCAAGTTCGTCTCTTGCGTGTTCTTCAAGAGCGAAAATTCATGCCAGTCGGTTCGAACCGGGAAGTGAAAACGGATGCTCGGATCATCGCTGCAACCAACCGCAATTTAGAAAAAATGATCGAAGAAGGAACTTTCCGCGAAGATCTTTTCTATCGCCTCAATGTCATGCCGATTTTCCTACCGCCACTTCGCGAGCGAACCGATGACATCGGCGAACTCTCGCAATACTTTATGAAACGCTTTACTCGCGCTCACAACCGGCAGATCACCGCGATCAACGACGATGCCATGCATGTGTTAAAACAGTATCGCTGGCCCGGCAATATTCGCGAGCTAGAAAACGTCATCGAACGTGCGTTCATTGTTGAAAATTCGGACCGCATCACAGTCTCTTCGCTTCCAGAAACCGTTATCAATAAAGCAAAAGAAAACATGGCTCCCGTTCAGTCGGCCCAGATATCGGCGCAAGGCGTGCTGGATTACGATGCCTTCAAAGAACAGGCGGAAAAAGAGTTCATCGTTTCGGCTCTGAGGGCCAACAAAGGTCGTATCAACAAAACAGTGGCGGAAGCCAATATTCCAAAAAACACTTTGTTGCGAAAAATTAAACGTTACGAAATTAATGTCGACGATTTTAAGGATTGA
- a CDS encoding CHASE2 domain-containing protein has protein sequence MAVRALLCWAVGAILITIDQSANHDLRYKLRGPRPGALDSRIVIVDVNERDWLELDPQIRNTLRPLKEVSLAGDQIFWNTVLWERVLSRVLADLPSAVGVTFHFGEGVRTGKLGPATRALFEDPRVVWGADLDSAGRALIPVFATTYNRNIAIRSLRVDDDGTLRRYSRSLIQIPHMGSRLADIAKSAEGAKLQSGAETRTLESGIDGSQPEDFEAPVEINFLGAAGSFPTVSVRDLLEGRVPPEAFNGKLVIIGNRSDSTEAYTTPLGRMSRAEAVANITDNILRNKVPKRISLWISFLVSGILVFAAVAFLLSYPQPVVIFGIVFGALCWLSLSAWIFDSFAVWIPAIGPVVQIAVTYIVFLSHQVSANEARNWRLEQDRKAAEELEQLKTNFVSMMSHDLKTPISKIQAICDRLLSRGIEGEVADDLKNLRRSSDDLHRYIRSILQVTKIEAREFAITREPVDVNEAIERVLGRLRPLASEKQLQITAELEPLFSIEADSTLLEEMIHNLVENAIKYTPPNGGAVRVISTEENSQVVVTVQDSGPGIPIEDQPLVWNKFTRGLKANNTATGSGLGLYLVKYFVELHGGTVFLESPSGSGTKIGFRIPT, from the coding sequence GTGGCGGTACGCGCCCTCCTTTGTTGGGCCGTCGGCGCTATTTTGATCACCATCGATCAGTCTGCAAATCACGATTTGCGTTACAAACTACGGGGACCTCGACCGGGTGCTTTGGATTCTCGAATCGTGATCGTCGACGTCAATGAGCGCGATTGGCTGGAGCTCGATCCACAAATTCGAAATACTCTGCGCCCCTTAAAAGAAGTTTCGCTCGCTGGTGATCAGATTTTTTGGAACACAGTTTTGTGGGAACGCGTGCTGTCCCGTGTATTAGCGGATCTTCCTTCCGCTGTCGGCGTCACTTTTCATTTTGGCGAAGGTGTCCGAACCGGAAAGCTGGGACCCGCAACCCGAGCGCTTTTTGAAGATCCGCGCGTGGTGTGGGGAGCAGATCTGGATAGTGCCGGTCGGGCTCTTATTCCCGTTTTTGCAACGACGTACAATCGCAATATCGCCATACGAAGCCTTCGTGTGGACGACGATGGCACCCTTCGCCGCTATTCGCGGTCGCTAATTCAAATTCCGCACATGGGATCGCGCCTAGCTGACATCGCTAAATCCGCTGAAGGCGCAAAACTTCAAAGTGGGGCAGAAACTCGCACACTAGAGAGCGGCATTGACGGCTCACAGCCTGAGGATTTTGAAGCTCCCGTTGAAATTAATTTTCTCGGTGCCGCTGGATCATTTCCGACAGTTTCAGTTCGCGATTTACTTGAAGGACGAGTTCCCCCTGAGGCCTTCAACGGGAAACTAGTGATCATCGGCAATCGTTCGGACTCAACCGAAGCGTACACGACTCCGCTGGGTCGGATGAGCCGGGCAGAAGCGGTCGCAAACATCACAGACAATATTTTACGGAACAAAGTTCCAAAAAGAATTTCACTTTGGATTTCCTTTTTGGTCTCCGGGATCCTGGTCTTCGCGGCTGTAGCTTTTCTTCTCAGCTACCCCCAGCCCGTCGTAATTTTCGGGATCGTCTTCGGTGCGCTTTGCTGGTTGTCGCTTTCTGCCTGGATCTTCGATTCCTTCGCAGTCTGGATTCCGGCGATTGGTCCCGTGGTGCAAATCGCCGTGACCTACATTGTTTTCTTAAGCCATCAGGTTTCGGCTAACGAAGCTCGTAATTGGCGCCTAGAACAAGACCGAAAGGCTGCAGAAGAACTTGAGCAGCTGAAAACAAACTTTGTCAGCATGATGAGCCACGATCTCAAAACGCCCATTTCTAAAATTCAGGCGATTTGCGACCGTCTTCTTTCCAGAGGCATTGAAGGCGAAGTGGCGGACGATCTCAAAAACCTTCGCCGCTCATCGGACGATTTACATCGCTACATTCGCAGCATTCTTCAGGTGACCAAAATTGAAGCCCGCGAATTCGCCATCACTCGGGAACCAGTCGACGTCAACGAAGCCATTGAGCGCGTCCTGGGTCGCCTCAGGCCTCTGGCTTCAGAAAAACAGCTTCAGATTACAGCCGAGCTTGAGCCTCTGTTTTCGATTGAAGCCGACTCGACGCTTCTCGAAGAAATGATCCATAACCTAGTAGAAAACGCGATCAAGTACACGCCTCCAAATGGCGGAGCGGTTCGGGTCATTTCGACCGAGGAAAACTCCCAAGTTGTCGTGACTGTCCAGGATTCTGGGCCAGGAATTCCAATCGAGGATCAGCCACTGGTGTGGAATAAATTTACACGGGGCTTAAAGGCTAATAACACAGCGACTGGCTCTGGCCTTGGGCTCTATCTCGTGAAATACTTCGTCGAACTTCACGGGGGGACGGTATTCCTAGAATCACCGTCTGGAAGTGGGACTAAAATAGGCTTTCGCATTCCGACCTGA
- the ribF gene encoding riboflavin biosynthesis protein RibF: MRVYNGVAEYAVAPGTAYGSASCLTIGNFDGVHRGHQALIRQTILKARTLGIPAVVFTFEPHPLAVLRPELKLKRLFDGEDRRERLAALGVDVLVIEPFSRAFSQLTPEQFLLDCILKPFQPRAVIVGYDFSFGANRSGSIDFLRTHLKMISEVEVVPPFSVEIDGHSTIVSSTRIRQALATGKAEDAGLLLGRPYTLRGRIKKGKGRGKTIGIPTANLDVTVESSILPGVYAAWAGVRGRKEAALVNIGKNPTFEADAKELHIEAHLPNYDGNRDGDIYGEVLELEFVKRIRDEKKFSSSDELVKQVRADIQAGLVLLAHESRR; encoded by the coding sequence ATGCGAGTTTACAATGGAGTGGCAGAATACGCGGTTGCCCCGGGTACTGCGTATGGCTCTGCAAGCTGTCTGACGATTGGAAATTTTGACGGCGTCCACCGTGGACACCAGGCTCTTATTCGACAGACCATTTTAAAAGCCCGAACACTCGGCATTCCGGCGGTCGTCTTTACCTTCGAGCCACACCCGCTGGCAGTCTTGCGGCCTGAGTTGAAACTTAAGCGCCTTTTCGACGGCGAGGATCGTCGTGAGCGCCTCGCGGCTTTGGGTGTTGATGTTTTGGTTATAGAACCGTTTTCTCGAGCCTTTTCGCAGCTGACGCCGGAGCAATTTCTGTTGGATTGTATTCTTAAGCCATTTCAGCCTCGGGCAGTGATCGTTGGCTATGACTTCAGTTTTGGAGCTAATCGGTCTGGCTCGATTGATTTTCTGCGGACGCACTTGAAAATGATTTCTGAAGTGGAAGTCGTCCCCCCATTTTCAGTTGAAATTGACGGTCATTCGACCATTGTCTCTTCGACCCGTATTCGTCAGGCGCTTGCCACCGGTAAGGCGGAAGACGCCGGTTTGCTTTTAGGGCGGCCATACACACTTCGTGGCCGAATTAAAAAGGGTAAAGGTAGAGGCAAGACGATCGGAATCCCGACCGCAAATCTAGATGTAACAGTCGAATCAAGCATATTGCCTGGAGTTTACGCGGCCTGGGCCGGCGTTCGCGGTCGCAAGGAAGCTGCGCTAGTGAACATCGGTAAAAACCCCACTTTTGAGGCCGATGCTAAGGAACTTCACATCGAAGCGCACCTTCCAAATTACGATGGAAACAGAGACGGCGACATCTACGGTGAAGTTCTCGAACTTGAGTTTGTGAAGCGGATCCGAGATGAAAAAAAATTTAGCTCAAGTGATGAACTCGTAAAACAAGTTCGCGCCGATATTCAGGCTGGTCTCGTACTCTTGGCGCATGAGAGTCGAAGATGA